The stretch of DNA CGACGGATGGCGGCAGGCTCGGCGATGCGTCGTTGTCGGGCATGCCGGAGATAAACCCGGGAGCCGACGGTGCGTCAAGCGCCGGCGGGTGGCGGGACGGCTCTTCTCATATTCTCAACGGACTCCCATGCGCGTCAGTCTTCTCGTTGCGGCGGTGGTGCTCGCCGGGTGCAGTCGGGCCGGCGACGGTTCGGTGGCGGCCACGGGGACGGTGGAAGTGGTGGAAACCGATGTGGCGGCGCTGGTGCCGGCCCGGGTGGTGCGGGTGTGGCCGCATGAGGGAGCCGTGGTGCACGCCGGCGACACGCTGGTGTCGCTCACCCAATCGGTGACGCGGTCGGACATCGCGGGGCGGCAGGCGCGTCTGGCATCGTCCGAGGCGCAGTTGCGCGAACTGATCGCGGGACCGCGGGCGGCAGAGATCCAGCGGGCCGAAGCGGATCTGCGCTCGGCGCAGGCCGAGGCGACGCGCGCGGCGGAGGATCTGGCGCGGCTCACCGGGCTGGCGCAGTCGGGGACGATCAGCAAGCAGCAGTTCGACGCGGCGCGGGCGGCGGCGGCCGGGGCGGCGGGGCGGCGGGACGCGGCGGCGCAGAGTCTGACGCTGTTGCGGGAGGGCGCGCGGCCGGAGCAGATCGCGGCGGCGCGGGGCGAGGTGGCCAACGCGCAGGCGGCGCTGCAGGCGGCGGAGCAGACGGCGAGCGACCTCGTGCTGCTGGCGCCGACGGACGGGCTGGTGATGAGCCGCAACGTGGAACCCGGGGATGTGATCGGGGCGGGCGTATCGGCGATGACGATCGGCGACGTGTCGCGGCCGTACGTGCGGGTGTACGTGGGGGAGAGCGTGGTGCCGCGCCTGCACGTGGGCGACACGCTGAGCGGATTCCTGGACGGGTTTCCGCGGCGCCCGTTCGTGGGGCGGATCGAAGCGATCGCGGACAAAGCGGAATACACGCCGCGCGTGGCGCTCACGAAGGATGAGCGGGCCGATCTGGTGTTCGGGGTGAAGGTGGCGTTCACGGATACGTCGGGGATGCTGAAGGCGGGGCTGCCGATCACGGTGCATTTCGCGGCGCCGCCGGCCGGCGGGAAGTGAGCGGGGCGCCGGTGGGGACGAGCGACGGTCGTTTCGCGATCACGACACAGAAGCTCCGCCGGACCTTCGGGGCGTTGGTGGCGGTGCAGGGATTGGATCTCGAGATCCGGCGCGGCGAAGTGTTCGGCATGCTGGGTCCCAACGGGTCGGGCAAGACGACGACCATCCGCATGTTGTGCGGCCTGCTGGCGCCCACCTCGGGCGGGGCGACGGTGGCGGGGCTGGACGTGGAGCGCGAGCCGGAGCGGGTGCGGCGGGCGATCGGGTACATGTCGCAGCGGTACGGGTTGTATGACGATCTCACCGTGGCGGAGAACCTGCGGTTCTACGCCGAGGTGTACGGGTTGCGCGGTGCCGAGCGCGATGCGCGGATGGGCGAACTGATCGAGGAGTTGGGGCTGTCGGGACGGCTGGACCAGTTTGCCGGTACGTTGAGCGGCGGGTGGAAGCAGCGGCTGGGGCTGGCCTGCGCCACGGCGCACCGGCCGGAGGTGCTGTTCCTGGACGAGCCCACGGCGGGGGTGGATCCGGCGTCGCGGCGGCGGTTCTGGGACCTGATCCACGAGATGGCGGGGCGGGGGACGACCATCCTGGTGACCACGCACTACATGGACGAAGCGTCG from Gemmatimonadaceae bacterium encodes:
- a CDS encoding ABC transporter ATP-binding protein, which produces MGTSDGRFAITTQKLRRTFGALVAVQGLDLEIRRGEVFGMLGPNGSGKTTTIRMLCGLLAPTSGGATVAGLDVEREPERVRRAIGYMSQRYGLYDDLTVAENLRFYAEVYGLRGAERDARMGELIEELGLSGRLDQFAGTLSGGWKQRLGLACATAHRPEVLFLDEPTAGVDPASRRRFWDLIHEMAGRGTTILVTTHYMDEASRCDRLAFMSRGHLIALGTPDEVTRQFGRKTVEDVFIELQLRDEAEQDAAAVGGGGVPA
- a CDS encoding efflux RND transporter periplasmic adaptor subunit; translation: MRVSLLVAAVVLAGCSRAGDGSVAATGTVEVVETDVAALVPARVVRVWPHEGAVVHAGDTLVSLTQSVTRSDIAGRQARLASSEAQLRELIAGPRAAEIQRAEADLRSAQAEATRAAEDLARLTGLAQSGTISKQQFDAARAAAAGAAGRRDAAAQSLTLLREGARPEQIAAARGEVANAQAALQAAEQTASDLVLLAPTDGLVMSRNVEPGDVIGAGVSAMTIGDVSRPYVRVYVGESVVPRLHVGDTLSGFLDGFPRRPFVGRIEAIADKAEYTPRVALTKDERADLVFGVKVAFTDTSGMLKAGLPITVHFAAPPAGGK